The window TATGGCGTCCGTTGTTTGCCAATCGGGCTCTTGGCTCCATAGAAGGACCATGAGGAGAGGAGCGGCCTTTGGATTTTCTTGTCACAGCTCTCATACTTGACCAAAGGAAACATGTGCACTGTTGTCCTCTGGGTACGCTTCTTAAACATCTGCCAAGTATGGCAATTTGAACGAGCGAATCTGCTCTTGAGCGAACTCCTTTGAGCATGGCAGCACTTTTGGCAGTATATAAAACCTCCCAACTTGGTTCCACGAGACAATCCACAATCGCGAACCACAAAACCTCTTTGCTGCTGTCAGTAAAGCAGTCGCCACCAGATCGGTATCTTGAATCTTTCTGATGTTCATCGAACATAAAAGATCCGTCAGTGTTGCTAGATGGACGGCAGTTGGGCTTTCACGGCGTGGTATAGCTACGTGTAGCTCGAAGGCAGAACGACTGAACATAACCATCAGAAGGCTTAGTCTGGTTTTTCGAAGCTGTTTCATATTCTGCGAACGGAAAAAAATCGATGAATTAGCTACTTTTCATCTCAGTAAACAAACGTTGCCGCTCTGGACGTCTCTTGCCGTCCCATCAAACCAAAGCATCGGGTTTGTCTGCCTGTATCAAACTGGAGTCAGCTCTAGCCTCGAACTATGAGTTGAAATTCAAGTCCTCTCACTATTTCACGTCACAGAAAGCGATAAATCAATGGACCAGCTCGGGAATCCGCCTGACGTTTATGTTTAGACTTCTCTTCGACAACTGtggcctcggtctcgaaTCAGGCTTTGCATTAACGAGGACTTGAAGCAGGGTTTGTAAATACATAAGTCCTGTCTATCAGCACTCTCATTGTGATGTAAAGTTTTCTAGCCAGGAGCCGAGTAGCCCATCAGTTGAAATGCAAGACTAGCCACCGATAAGTTACAGCTCGACTTACAGCCTTTTTCATAAGAGTGTGATAGAGGGGAAATCCAAGGACAATGCCACATGAAAATCATGATCGCGACTGAACGATATGCCTGGCTCTGCAGTGGTCATCATTCGACCTTCCACCTCAACTCGGACTCGGCGGTCATGAGCAGAGACGGACTTCAGTCACACCCCAGTGTGTGCGAGTGAATATGGTTGAATAGAGAAGCCTTGTTCATCTTGCCAGCCGCATCCACATCACTCCTCGCTAGCTCAACGTTTGGAAGGTAGCTGCGGTCTAATAGAAACAAACCCTGCCGGTTTAGGAGCACCATCTGGGTGTTGAGTGGAATACGTGGGCCGTGAGACGACGCCCAGACTGTGCCTGCTAAAGAGTTTGATCATCTACACATCACGCTGGCTCACACACCTTCAAAGTCAGCAAGTGGGTAGGTGGTGCGAACTCTTTTGAATAGCTCTACACTTCTACGTCTACACTTCTACGATAAAATGATACTTGGTTTCCGTCATTGCCCTCTGGGACGTGGAAGATGTCCCAAGTTTCTCACCACGCATGAACGCCCAACCCCACCAACCCCTTTCTTTTCACTCATCTCCGCCAGTAACCTCACTCCTTCTGGCATACGAGCACGCTCGCATGATGGCGATGGAAGTAGTTCCAAGGCTGCGTATCTTCATCGAGCTCGGACCCCCACGGCAACATGTAGGTAGACATCCACCAGAGAGCCGCGATTTGGTTCAGGGCCCTCACGAACCCCCAGATGCTCGACgccccatcgccgccctcgacgcgcGACCTGTCGACACCCCGGAACTCGTACCCATCGGCGCGGAAGAGACAGGGCGCCAACACGCCTGGCTTGAGCTTGAGCCGGTAGTCAATGAGGTACAGCTCCGCTGAAAGCTTACCAAGGTAGATCGAGTTGAGCAGGTGCAAGAAGCAGCTCTTGGGACCAGCCTCCGACCGCAAGAGGCTGaggcggccctcgccgctgaTGGCCCAGCTATCATCGTATTCGAACGCGATGTGGACGGTCGTTGAGAACTTCGCCGTCGGACTGGGGCGCTGTAGCATGGTACGGAGGTCGGACAGTGCCTTGTCCGTCATGACGTTCTGGCGGGCTCCGACCTGAATGCAGATCAAGTCCTGATGCGGGAGCATTCTGAGCGTCCCACcgggttgttgttgatcGGGACCTGTCGCGTCGCGGGCATCGCCTGGGCTGTGAGGCTTGAGGAGCTGGTTCAGGTGCTTCTGGACCACGTGTCTCGACTCCCTCTGCGCGGACCacaggccggcgtcgacgaggtagGTCGAAGGGTTCCCGTCCTGCCACATGCGCCGCGGGCCCGTGGTGAAGGCTGGGGGCGCCAGGATGTATCTTGTGTCCCTGGGCACCACTGAAGGCCTGCGGCGGCCGACAGACTCTGTGACGATGGCCTTCGTTTCCAGCGAGAAGAAGTGGACGCCCGGGTGGGAGGGTCGGAGGGCGCATTCCCAGATAAGGATGCGAATTTCGGGAGGGAGCGACGAGAACTGATGGAAAGTTGTGGCCATGATGGATGGCTGGTATTGGGGGTAGATTTAATAAGAGTTGATGGGTGTCCCAGTAGGTGGGAGTCAACGAGAGTTGAGAGCGGTTCCGTTAATGACCTGTTTGGCTGTgaagtgtgtgtgtttgtgctTGTGTCCTCTTTAAAAGTGACAACAAAACACGAGAAAATTTGCTACACAATATATAGTCCTGATCGGTGGCCCCGGAGAAAGGTCGACTACCTACTGTGACTTTATTCACTGCATCTGCCCGAGTTTGCGCATCAGTATTTGACCGCAGACTGTCATCCGAGGATACCCTCAACTCTAACGTGTTAAACATCAGCCAAGAGCAGTCACCTTGACGGAGCCGGAAGAACCCTCCCAGTACATGATCCCGCTGGTTGGCTAACAGTATGAtgctggccgagaagcttaATGGTCCCTTTTGCTTCCGCCCATGCTGTGTCTTAAAAGCCTGGACAAGAAAAACTTGTCTATCCGCCTTCGAAGCCACGATGCTGACCGTGTTCATGACTTCATCAGCCATCAGCAGCTCTCAAGCACATCCCACACCAGATCCTCGTGCACGACGTGGGCGCCCACGGTCAGCGGCGCGCCCGTCTTCAGAAGAGCCTCGCACGGAAGCCCTCTCTCCCCGATTCTcaccgtcctcctccaccccaCGTCGTCCCTCCACTCCCACCTCTCGGCCGTGACGTCCTCCCCGACCCGCGAGATGCCCTGACAGAACCGCCCGAGCCAGACGACCGACCCCCTTGCCCCggcctgctcgtcctcgaaccGGAGGACGATACACTCGAccgcctcccccccaccgccgacgacggcagcgggcTCGACGTCCCGCCAGAGC is drawn from Colletotrichum destructivum chromosome 6, complete sequence and contains these coding sequences:
- a CDS encoding Putative 2EXR domain-containing protein; this translates as MATTFHQFSSLPPEIRILIWECALRPSHPGVHFFSLETKAIVTESVGRRRPSVVPRDTRYILAPPAFTTGPRRMWQDGNPSTYLVDAGLWSAQRESRHVVQKHLNQLLKPHSPGDARDATGPDQQQPGGTLRMLPHQDLICIQVGARQNVMTDKALSDLRTMLQRPSPTAKFSTTVHIAFEYDDSWAISGEGRLSLLRSEAGPKSCFLHLLNSIYLGKLSAELYLIDYRLKLKPGVLAPCLFRADGYEFRGVDRSRVEGGDGASSIWGFVRALNQIAALWWMSTYMLPWGSELDEDTQPWNYFHRHHASVLVCQKE